CCTAAAATGGATAAGGATTGCACAGAACCTACAAAGTTACGTAAGTTACCAACTAATGCCATACCCTCTGAACCCACAAATAATGCTATAAATTTGGATGTTAAAAATCCAGCTATAATTTTTACAATTACAGATACAGAATTAAGGGAAGCTACCTTAACTAGGACATTATTATTTATGTAGTCTAGAACTTTTTTCAATTAGTAATTATTCAATTTTTCAATCACTGTATCTACCTCTAAACTAGTCATTATTGGACTAATAGGTAAGCTTACACAAGTTTCGTGAATTTTTTCTGTTATTGGAAATTTTAAATGGTTAAATCGTTGAAGCGCAATTTGTTTATGTGGCGGAATAGGATAATGTACTGCTGCTTCTATATTATTTACTTTTAAATAGTCTAAAAACTGTTCTCTATTATCCACTAAAATCACAAATAAATGAAATACATGGTTTTTAGTACCATCATAAAAAGGCAGTTTTATTTTATTATTGTTGATTTTGGATATATATTGTTTAGCTATTGATTGCCTATGGCTATTATCATTTTCTAGCGCTTTAAGCTTTATATCCAAAAACAAAGCCTGTATTTCGTCCATTCTGTTATTAACACCTAGTACTTCATTTTCATATTTAGTGCTAGTACCATAATTTCTTAATTTAAAAATCATGTCAGCTAATTGGCTATTATTGGTGGTAATTGCACCTGCATCTCCTAAAGCCCCTAAGTTTTTACTTGGATAAAAACTAAACGCTGCAGCATCTCCTAAATTTCCTGCTTTTGTACTTAACCTTTTATGTAAAGCTCCATGTGCCTGTGCTGCATCCTCAATAACTAATAATTGTTTTTGATTTGCTAAACTTTTTATGGCTTCCATATCACTAAGCTGACCATATAAATGCACTACTAAAATAGCTTTAGTTTTATGGGATAAACTTTTTTGTATGTCTTTAGATTCAATATTAAAGGTAATTGGATTAGGCTCCACCAAGATTGGTTCCAACCCAACTTCTAACAAAGCCAAAATGGAAGCAATAAATGTATTAGCAGGCACAATAACTTGGTCTCCTTTATTTAATATACCAAGCTCCATATATCCTTTAAAAATTAATACTAAGGCGTCAAAACCATTGCTAACACCAATACAATGTTTAGTTCCGCAAAAGGCTGCATAGTTAGTTTCAAAGGTATTAACACCATCGCCTAATATGTATTGACCTGTACTTAAAAACGAATCAAATTGGTGTTTAAATTGGGTCTCAAATCTTGCGTTTATTTTTGGTAGGTCTAAAAACTTAATCATATAAACACTGAATTTAATAATTCGTGATTTTTTGTGCTAACACTATAAAAGTCGTGCACAATCATTCTTGCTCCAAAACTTTCTTTCCAATACAATAGTCCTTTGTTAATATTTAATCCATTATTTACATTTGATGTTCCAAAATCAAAAAATAATTTATCCTTAAAAACGGTATGTATTAAATATTGAAACAATACATCTAAACTACCAAGTTCTTGCTTATCACTATTAGCCGAAATGTACTGCGCATGTGCGACGTTTTTAGTTTCAAAAATAGTTGTTCCAGCTACAATGGTATCGCCTTTATATACATTAAACTGTCGTATATTATTTGGAAAATGGGATTGCAGCAATGTCATTTCTTCTAAAGTATGCACAGGTTTGACATTATGTTGTGCTTTTAGATTAGGTATTAAAATAGCATTCCAAAAATTTTCTAAACTGCTTTCCTCCTTTACTACTAAATTATTGGCTTGTCCTTTTTTAAACCCTCTTTTTCTGTTACTAGAAATCGATTCTGGCATAAAGTTATAATCAATAACAGATAATGCATCACGCCTTACTACATTAGCTTTTAGTAAAAACATTAAATAGGCTAACTGACTGTCTGGTCCTGAAGCATAAATTGAAGGTAAACTCTTGATATTTAAATACAATATATTGTGATCTTCTAAAAACTGTAAAAGTAATTTAAAGACCTCTAAGACTTCATTAAATTTTAGAGCCTTATGTGTTACCAATCCACCATACGTTAATCCTTGATGAGAATGTAGTGTGTCACCAACCTTATTAGCTGGTAAAACCGCAATTAGTTTTTCACCTTTAAAAATAAGCACTGAAAAATCATCAAATCGATCTTTATGGTATTCTATAAAATTTCGATTTAATAAAAATGTTCCATTGTTGGATTCAGTAATAAAACTGTTCCAAAGCTTTTTATGTTTAGCGGAATATATGGTTAAAGAAAAAATAGCGCACTTTTATTTAAGCAATGAAAGTACTAATTTTTATTGAAGAATTTACTATAAAAATAAGTTATAGCCAATTGCTGAATAAATATAAGGGTAGACACAGTATGTACCGCAGCAAACCTAAATTTAAAAGTATGAAACTGCAAGCGCTTTGATTAAACAGTTTTAGATCTATCTTAAAGCATAAAGATAGATTTAGTAGTAAACAAAAAAAAGAGGTTTCTAAACTAGAAACCTCTTTTAATATTATATAATTTAGACCGTTGTATTTACAACTAATCTAATATTAAGCAATCTTATTTCTCTTACGATCGTTTTCTGTCAAATAGATCTTACGTAAACGAATATGGTTTGGTGTAACCTCTACATACTCATCTTTTTGGATATATTCTAAAGCTTCTTCTAACGAGAATTTGATAGCTGGTACAATCTTAGCTTTATCATCTGCTCCAGAACTACGTACGTTACTTTGCTTTTTAGCTTTAGTAATATTTACAGCCATATCATCTTGACGAGAGTTCTCACCAATTACTTGACCTTCGTAAATATCTTCTCCTGGCTCAACAAAAAACTTACCTCTATCTTGTAATTTATCGATAGAGTAAGGTATTGCTTTACCATTTTCCATAGAGATTAAAGATCCTGAAATACGTCCAGGAATAGCACCTCTTAATGGTTGGTATTCTTTAAAACGGTGTGCCATAATAGCTTCACCTGCAGTTGCAGTTAATAATTGGTTACGTAAACCAATAATACCACGAGAAGGAATTAAGAATTCGCAAATCATACGATCTCCTTTTGTTTCCATACTTAACAATTCACCTTTACGTAAAGTTACAAACTCTACAGCTTTACCTGATACACTTTCAGGAAGGTCAATAGTTAACTCTTCAACTGGCTCACATTTAACACCATCAATTTCTTTAATGATAACTTGTGGTTGTCCAATTTGTAACTCATAACCTTCACGACGCATAGTTTCAATTAAAACTGATAAGTGTAATACACCACGTCCAAAAACCATAAATTTATCTGCACTACCAGTTTCACCTAATCTAAGTGCTAAGTTTTTTTCTAATTCTTTTTCTAAACGATCTTTAATGTGTCTAGATGTTACGTATTTACCGTCTTTACCAAAAAATGGAGAATCGTTAATTGTAAATAACATACTCATTGTAGGCTCATCAATAGCAATTGATTTTAAACCTTCTGGATTTTCGATATCTGCAATAGTATCTCCAATTTCAAAACCTTCAATACCAACAACAGCACAAATATCTCCTGTTTGTACGCTATCAACACGTTTACGTCCTAAACCTTCAAATATAAAAAGTTCTTTTACTCTACTTTTAGTTATAGAACCATCTCTTTTAACTAAAGATATTTGTTGACCTTCTTTTAATTCTCCTCTTTGTAATCTACCAATCGCGATACGACCTGTAAAAGAAGAAAAGTCTAAAGATGTAATTAACATTTGTGTTGTTCCTTCTGGAAAAACTGGTGTAGGTACATGCTCCACAACCATATCTAATAAAGGCTCAACGTTAGTTGTTTCTTTTCTCCAATCATCACTCATCCAGTTATTTTTAGCCGAACCGTAAACTGTTGGAAAATCCAATTGCCACTCTTCTGCTCCTAACTCGAACATTAAATCAAAAACTTTTTCATGTACTTCATCTGGAGTACAGTTTTCTTTATCAACTTTGTTTACAACCACACAAGGCTTTAACCCTAAGTCAATCGCTTTTTGTAATACAAAACGCGTTTGAGGCATAGGACCTTCAAAAGCATCAACTAATAACACAACACCATCTGCCATGTTTAATACACGCTCTACTTCTCCTCCAAAATCGGCGTGACCAGGTGTATCAATGATGTTAATTTTAGTATCCTTATAAATAACTGATACGTTTTTAGATGTAATCGTAATTCCACGTTCACGTTCTAAATCGTTATTATCTAAAATTAAGTCTCCTGTGTTTTCGTTTTCACGAAACAGTTGACAATGGTACATGATTTTATCAACCAGCGTCGTTTTTCCGTGGTCAACGTGTGCAATAATTGCAATGTTTTTAATATTAGCCATAATTGTGCCTTATTTTAAGCGTGCAAAGGTACTCATTTTTTATATAAAAAAGCGTTTTAATTTATATTTGACAAATTCATTTTAAAAAATTGTAACTTTTTGAACTTAACAGACACAGATAGTTAGGCCTATTTAAAGAAAATATTTGTAAATTAAACCAATAAATTTCTTCAAAAACAATATATCATTAGTTTTGTATTCTTATTAATCAACGACTTAAAAACCATTATCACCACATCATGAAAAAAATTATCTTTGTATTACTTATCGTATTATTATTTGCTAGTTGTAGTAAAAAAATTGAAGAATCATACTTTGTACCAAAAGACGCTATTGGTGTTATGTATGTTAATTTAAAATCGCTTTCAGAAAAAAGTAAAGATTTAGACTTTAATCAATTAAACATTAATACACTTATTGAAGATAAAGCACCCAAAGAGATTAAGCGTTTTGTGCAAGAGTTACTATCAAAAGATAATTTAGATAAAACCTTTAGAAAAGAATATATTTTAGGCTTTGGTACGTTTAAAAGACTATCTGGTGTTGGTGGATTAATATTACCTATTAAGGATGCAGCGTCTTTTGAAGCCTTTATACAACCAATGATTGATGAAGTTCCTAATTTAGAAAAAGAAACTAATGTTGGTAAAGATCAAGAATTTACTATTTACGCAAACAAAGAAATTGCAATTGGATGGAATGGTAAAACTGCATTAATTATTGGTGCAAATAATTATGCTGCTGCAGAATTAAAGGACCTTACCACATTAAAAAGAGAAAATTGCATATTAGCAACCAACTATTTTGATGCCTTTTTTGACACTAAACAAGACATGGGTTTACACATAACCTCTACTCCATTAGGAGATGCATTTGATGGATTACTAAATACTTTTGCAGGTTTGGATGTTAATCTAGAAAACAACAACCTATCTTATTATGGTAGCTTTGAGCAAGACCACATATACACTAAAACCAATTTAAAATTAAATGATGATTTTAAATCATTAATTGGTTATAAAAAATGGATGTCTACGTCCTACGATAAGTCTATGCTTAATGCATTGCCTGATAACCCATTGTTATTTGCAAAATTATCTATTGATCCTGAAAACTTATACGAGCATATTTTAAGTCTACAAGACAACAAAACTTTACCTATCCAAGCTAGAGAAGAATTAAGAAAAAACATAAAAAATTCTAATAACGAAACAGAAAAAGAACTAGGCATGGACGTTAAATCTTTTTCTAAAATATTTGATGGATCATTAATGTTTGCCATGACAGAAGGTAAAACAATAAAAGATACTATTTATGATTATAATTATTTTACTGACGAAGAAACCTATGAAGTAGTAGATAAAAAAACACCTAACATGTATGGTACAGTAGCCCTGAAAGATAAAAATAAATTTGACCAGTTTTTTAATATTGTAAAAAAGAAAGGTGCACAAATAGAAACCTTAAACTCCAATTATTTTAAAATAGACGGTAGTACTTTTATGGTTATTACAGAAGATTACATCTTTTTTACAAACGATCAAAGTAAAGCTGATGAAATAAGTAGTAACGGAAAACTTGCCAACAATTTAAGCGACTTTAAACATAAAGATAAATTATCACACAGCGTTTACCTTTACACAAAAGGAAATATTGCAGAACTTAGCAATGACTTTACAAAAAGTTTAGGCAATATGTACAATCCTTATAGTAGTTACAATAGATATGGAAACGATACAGCTATGGATGAAATTTCAGAAAAAAGCAGTGAGATTTACACTAAATATTATGGCGAAAACCATTATTTTATTGACACAGATGGAGGCGAATCTTTTACTTATACTAAAGGAAACAAAAACTCATTAATACAGACCATTTTATATGGTGACGAAGTAGCAAAAACTATGAGTACTATATATGAAAACAATAATAAAGATGAGGATGAGGATGAAATAGAAATTGAAGAAACCGTTATAGAATCTATAGAATCAAACTAGACTAAGTGCAAGTCAATATACAATCCATAGTACCAGATTATTTTACTCCAGCTTCGTCAGAAGTCTGGAGTAAAAATTTTGAGTTTCAACCTAATTCTAAATACTTGGTTAAAGCTGTGTCAGGAAGCGGAAAAAGCTCGTTATTTAATTTTATGTACGGTTTAAATAATAGATACTCTGGCTCTATTTTGTTTAACGACACCTCAATTTCGTCATTCACAGATACTGATTGGACAACTATTAGAAAGCAACAAATCGCTATTGTATTTCAGGGATTAAAATTGTTTCCAGAACTGACTGCTTTAGAAAATATTCAGTTAAAAAACACTCTTACAAATCATAAAACTGAGACTGAAATCTTAGAGATGATGTCACAATTAGAGGTCGACCAATTAGCACATAAAAAAGCTGAAACCCTGTCTTACGGTCAACAACAACGTATTGCTATTATCAGAGCATTGTGCCAACCTTTTAAATTGTTACTACTTGACGAACCCTTTAGCCATATTGATGAGGCTCAAATTGCAAATGCCATCACGCTTGTAAATAAAGAAGTTGCCACTAACAAAGCAACCTTAATAATTGCTAGTTTAGGAGACACATATAATATTGACTACACTAAAACAATATTATTATGATTGATCAACTTTTAAAAAAACAGGTCCATAAATCACAGCTATTATTTTTTGCGCTAAGCTCTAGTTTAGGATTAGGTATTTTATTAATTGTAGTTCAATTATTAGTTGACACACAATCCATCTTTAATTCTAAAAACGACTTATTAGGCAACCAAAATTTAATAATATATAAGGACTTAGGACGTGATAATGCTTTTACATCTAATGAAATTACTGAGTTAAACGCTCAACCTTTTATTAATAAAACAGGTGGTTTTACACATGGTACTTATCGTGTTTTGGCTAGTGTTACGTTTCCTAATCATGCAGGAATATCAACCGAAATGTTTTTAGAGGCTGTGTCTGATGAGTTTATTGACATTACCAATGAAGACTGGAAATGGCAACCAGGAGATAAAGAAGTGCCAATAATTATTCCTAAAAACTATATTAATTTATATAATTTTGGATATGCAACTAGCTCTGGATTACCACAAGTTAACGAGAAAATAATAAGACAAGTCCCTATAGACTTAACGTTATCCGGAACACATAAAACAGAAAATTATCGTGCGTATATTTTAGATGCTTCAGAAAAAATAAATTCTATATTAGTCCCAGAATCCTTTTTAAACTATACCAACAAAAAATTAAGTCCTTTAAAGGCAAATAAAATATCACGTATTATACTTGATGTTATTAATCCATCTGACCCTAAATTATTAGAATTTTTAGCTTCAAAAAAATACAATTACTTATCCAACGACATTCAAAACTCTAAACTTAGCTATGTTTTAAAACTAATACTTAGTATTGTATTAGGTATTGGCTTATTAATTACCATTCTGTCTATCTATCTTGTTATTACTAACATTAATTTACTTATTCTAAAAAATAAGCAAACCATAACACAACTTCATTTTTTAGGATACTCTAAAGTACAAATAGCAAAAGTATATCATGCTATTGCTTTTAAAATTTTAGCTATTTCAATTATTATAGCACTAACCCTTAGTATTATTTGTAAGTATATATTTTCGCCATATTTAAGTGTTTTACAAGTACAACCAAATATAACTTCTATAATTTATTCTGTAATATTAAGCGTATTGATTTTTATTAGCTTAGCCCTGTATTATCGTAAACATACTAATAGTAAAATCAAACAAATGTTAAGACCTAATACAAGTCTACTATCTTCTGAAAATTAACTTATCTTTGCAAGATAAATTATTACGATTATGACACTTCAAGATATCCCTAAAATTAAACATACAGCTAGCAACAACTTTTTTTTACTTTGTGGTCCTTGTGCTATTGAAGGCGAAGAGATGGCTTATAGAATTGCCGAAAAAGTTGTTACTATTACTAATAAGTTAGAAATACCCTACGTATTTAAAGGTAGTTTTAAAAAAGCTAACAGAAGTAGGATTGACAGTTTTACAGGTATTGGTGACGAAAAAGCTTTAGAGATTTTAGCTAAAGTGTCTGAAAAATTTGACATTCCAACGGTTACAGATATTCACGAAGTTAGCGATGCTGCAAAGGCTGCACAATATGTAGATGTTTTACAAATACCTGCATTTTTGGTACGTCAAACAGATCTTGTAGTTGCTGCTGCAAAAACAGGTAAGGTTGTTAACCTTAAAAAGGGACAATTTATGAGTCCTGAAGCAATGAAGCATGCGGTACAAAAAGTAAAAGATGCAGGAAGCGACAAAGCTTGGATTACAGATCGTGGGACGATGTTTGGTTACCAAGATATGATTGTGGACTTTAGAGGTATCCCAACAATGCGTCAATATGCACCAACTGTATTGGATGTAACACACTCTTTACAACAACCTAATCAAACTGCTGGTGTCACTGGTGGAAGACCTGATATGATCGAAACTATTGCTCGTGCTGGAATTGTAAATAATGTTGATGGTTTATTTATCGAAACACATTTTGATCCTGCAAATGCAAAAAGTGATGGTGCCAATATGTTACACCTAGATAACTTGGAAGCGTTATTAACTAACTTAACTGCTATTAGAAAGACTATTAATAGCCTATAATATCCCTTAAACATAATAACAAATGAAACATTTATTAAGGCAAATAGCCATAGTGGGTCTTACCCTATTGTCTACATTAACATTTGCTCAAGACAATATTGACTTACAAAAATACACTGCTAACAACAAAGGAAAGTTTTATATCAGTTGGGGAGGAAACAGAGAAACATTTTCTGAATCTGACATTAGGTTTAAAGGTAATGGTTACGACTTTACTATTGACAACGCTACTGCCGAAGACAAACCTAAAGGTTGGCATATAGATTATATTAATCCAACTAGAATGACCATACCACAAACTAATTTTAAAGCTGGTTATTTTATTTCTGACAAATACAATATTTCACTTGGTGTAGATCATATGAAATATGTAATGAACAGAAACCGTAGCCAGAATGTTACAGGTTATGTTAACCTTCCTGCAGATGAAGAAGGTAGTGTGTTTAACCAAGAATTTGATGGAAGTGAGTATGTTGTTTCAGAAGATTTTTTAAAATTTGAACATACCAATGGGTTAAACTACGTGTATTTAGAGTTAAATAGATTTGATGATATTTCTTCTATCTTTAAAATTAATAACACTGATAAATTTCAATTAAATATTACTGAAGGTCTTGGTGCTGGAGTGCTATATCCTAAATCTAATACGACACTTTTAGGTAAAGATACTTATGACGAGTTTCATTTATCTGGATATGGATTTTCTGCAACTGTAGGTTTAAACCTTACCTTTTTTAAATACTTTTTTATTCAAACAGATTTAAGAGGTGGCTTTATTAATATGCCAGATATTAGAACAACAAGTAATGCTAATGAGAGTGCATCGCAACATTTTTGGTTTTTACAACGTGTTTTTTCAATTGGTGGACGCTTTAGACTATAGTCTATTGCAACGTTAAAGCTTCTTGCAATACAGCATTAATTACGGTATCATCTATTTTGTCCAAAGACTTGTATCTTAATGATATCATTTTTTTCCTGTTTTCAATAACATGATGTGTCTTAAAAACAGTTAATTGATTGCCTTTAACAAAAACCAAATCAACAAATTGTTTTTTATGACTTGCATTTAAATAACAAAATGGCATTCCGTTTACGTAATAAAACGGAATGCTCCATTTGTACTTTAATTCAAAGTTGATTATTGCATGCTCAATAATAACTTGCAAATGCAATAATATAGAACGATAGGGTTCCGGTTGTTTTAAAATATAATGCGCTGCAGGATTCACTTTTTTCTATAATATATGTAGTAAGCTAAGCACACCAATAGCTAATAATGCTACACCTATAATAGCTTTAAAAGGCATTAACTTGTCTGATATTTTTCTTAATGTCTCTTCTAAAGCAGGCACTTTTCCAAATACGTGAGTTAACAATAGTATACCTCCAATAATACTTACAATACTAAAAATACCAAACCCTCCTCCTAGTATAATTAAAATAGGCAACACTATAAGTGCGCCACCAATAACGGTTTGAAAAGGTGCTAAAACACCTGCAATTTTATTAAAAAAATTAGCTTCACCATCCCATTTATCTAAAGTAGCTAATCCTAATAATAAGCCTCCAGAAATGTTAGCAATGTCTAATAGTAATCCTGTTAATGCCATGATTTATTTGATTTAAATTGGTTAGATTATAAATTTATGAAAAATAAACCATGCATTGGGCAAATGTTAAAATGAAAATTAATAAACCTTTAACTTTTATATTCTAATTAATTAAACTTACTTTGTAATTCAAAGTACTTTAATTATGAGCGACAAAGATTATTTAAAAGATATCAGCGAGATTAAAAACCTTATGAATAAGTCTTCTAGGTTTATTTCGCTAAGTGGTTTATCTGGAATTTTAGCTGGTATCTATGCACTTGTAGGTGCTGCAATGACCTATTATTACGTAACCACCTATAGTTATGGTACATTATTATTAGATGGATGGGTTTTTAAAACCATAATATTTATACTATTTATGGTTGCTTTTTTAAGTATTGTTACTGGTATTTATTTAACTACTAAAAAGGCAAAAAAAAATGACGAAAAAATTTGGGACACCTCATCAAGACGATTAATATTTAATTTTCTAATTCCGTTAGTCGTTGGTGGTTTATATATTTTAATAATACTTAGCCAAGGTCGCTATGGTCAAACAGGTGGTTTGATGCTAATATTTTATGGTTTGGCATTAATAAATGCCTCTAAATATAGTATTGGAAACATAAAATATTTGGGCTATACCGAAATTATTTTAGGACTTATAGCAACACTTTATCCTGGTTATGGTTTTTGGATTTGGGTTATTGGTTTTGGCTTTATGCACATTATTTATGGTACTTATATGCATTTTAAATACGATAAAAAATGAGTATTGAAGTTCCGATTATATTAACAATCATAGCAATA
The genomic region above belongs to Olleya sp. Hel_I_94 and contains:
- a CDS encoding ATP-binding cassette domain-containing protein — its product is MQVNIQSIVPDYFTPASSEVWSKNFEFQPNSKYLVKAVSGSGKSSLFNFMYGLNNRYSGSILFNDTSISSFTDTDWTTIRKQQIAIVFQGLKLFPELTALENIQLKNTLTNHKTETEILEMMSQLEVDQLAHKKAETLSYGQQQRIAIIRALCQPFKLLLLDEPFSHIDEAQIANAITLVNKEVATNKATLIIASLGDTYNIDYTKTILL
- the kdsA gene encoding 3-deoxy-8-phosphooctulonate synthase, producing MTLQDIPKIKHTASNNFFLLCGPCAIEGEEMAYRIAEKVVTITNKLEIPYVFKGSFKKANRSRIDSFTGIGDEKALEILAKVSEKFDIPTVTDIHEVSDAAKAAQYVDVLQIPAFLVRQTDLVVAAAKTGKVVNLKKGQFMSPEAMKHAVQKVKDAGSDKAWITDRGTMFGYQDMIVDFRGIPTMRQYAPTVLDVTHSLQQPNQTAGVTGGRPDMIETIARAGIVNNVDGLFIETHFDPANAKSDGANMLHLDNLEALLTNLTAIRKTINSL
- the typA gene encoding translational GTPase TypA, encoding MANIKNIAIIAHVDHGKTTLVDKIMYHCQLFRENENTGDLILDNNDLERERGITITSKNVSVIYKDTKINIIDTPGHADFGGEVERVLNMADGVVLLVDAFEGPMPQTRFVLQKAIDLGLKPCVVVNKVDKENCTPDEVHEKVFDLMFELGAEEWQLDFPTVYGSAKNNWMSDDWRKETTNVEPLLDMVVEHVPTPVFPEGTTQMLITSLDFSSFTGRIAIGRLQRGELKEGQQISLVKRDGSITKSRVKELFIFEGLGRKRVDSVQTGDICAVVGIEGFEIGDTIADIENPEGLKSIAIDEPTMSMLFTINDSPFFGKDGKYVTSRHIKDRLEKELEKNLALRLGETGSADKFMVFGRGVLHLSVLIETMRREGYELQIGQPQVIIKEIDGVKCEPVEELTIDLPESVSGKAVEFVTLRKGELLSMETKGDRMICEFLIPSRGIIGLRNQLLTATAGEAIMAHRFKEYQPLRGAIPGRISGSLISMENGKAIPYSIDKLQDRGKFFVEPGEDIYEGQVIGENSRQDDMAVNITKAKKQSNVRSSGADDKAKIVPAIKFSLEEALEYIQKDEYVEVTPNHIRLRKIYLTENDRKRNKIA
- a CDS encoding DegT/DnrJ/EryC1/StrS family aminotransferase → MIKFLDLPKINARFETQFKHQFDSFLSTGQYILGDGVNTFETNYAAFCGTKHCIGVSNGFDALVLIFKGYMELGILNKGDQVIVPANTFIASILALLEVGLEPILVEPNPITFNIESKDIQKSLSHKTKAILVVHLYGQLSDMEAIKSLANQKQLLVIEDAAQAHGALHKRLSTKAGNLGDAAAFSFYPSKNLGALGDAGAITTNNSQLADMIFKLRNYGTSTKYENEVLGVNNRMDEIQALFLDIKLKALENDNSHRQSIAKQYISKINNNKIKLPFYDGTKNHVFHLFVILVDNREQFLDYLKVNNIEAAVHYPIPPHKQIALQRFNHLKFPITEKIHETCVSLPISPIMTSLEVDTVIEKLNNY
- a CDS encoding DUF4836 family protein codes for the protein MKKIIFVLLIVLLFASCSKKIEESYFVPKDAIGVMYVNLKSLSEKSKDLDFNQLNINTLIEDKAPKEIKRFVQELLSKDNLDKTFRKEYILGFGTFKRLSGVGGLILPIKDAASFEAFIQPMIDEVPNLEKETNVGKDQEFTIYANKEIAIGWNGKTALIIGANNYAAAELKDLTTLKRENCILATNYFDAFFDTKQDMGLHITSTPLGDAFDGLLNTFAGLDVNLENNNLSYYGSFEQDHIYTKTNLKLNDDFKSLIGYKKWMSTSYDKSMLNALPDNPLLFAKLSIDPENLYEHILSLQDNKTLPIQAREELRKNIKNSNNETEKELGMDVKSFSKIFDGSLMFAMTEGKTIKDTIYDYNYFTDEETYEVVDKKTPNMYGTVALKDKNKFDQFFNIVKKKGAQIETLNSNYFKIDGSTFMVITEDYIFFTNDQSKADEISSNGKLANNLSDFKHKDKLSHSVYLYTKGNIAELSNDFTKSLGNMYNPYSSYNRYGNDTAMDEISEKSSEIYTKYYGENHYFIDTDGGESFTYTKGNKNSLIQTILYGDEVAKTMSTIYENNNKDEDEDEIEIEETVIESIESN
- a CDS encoding GNAT family N-acetyltransferase, with the protein product MLIFKGEKLIAVLPANKVGDTLHSHQGLTYGGLVTHKALKFNEVLEVFKLLLQFLEDHNILYLNIKSLPSIYASGPDSQLAYLMFLLKANVVRRDALSVIDYNFMPESISSNRKRGFKKGQANNLVVKEESSLENFWNAILIPNLKAQHNVKPVHTLEEMTLLQSHFPNNIRQFNVYKGDTIVAGTTIFETKNVAHAQYISANSDKQELGSLDVLFQYLIHTVFKDKLFFDFGTSNVNNGLNINKGLLYWKESFGARMIVHDFYSVSTKNHELLNSVFI
- a CDS encoding DUF1801 domain-containing protein; protein product: MNPAAHYILKQPEPYRSILLHLQVIIEHAIINFELKYKWSIPFYYVNGMPFCYLNASHKKQFVDLVFVKGNQLTVFKTHHVIENRKKMISLRYKSLDKIDDTVINAVLQEALTLQ
- a CDS encoding FtsX-like permease family protein → MIDQLLKKQVHKSQLLFFALSSSLGLGILLIVVQLLVDTQSIFNSKNDLLGNQNLIIYKDLGRDNAFTSNEITELNAQPFINKTGGFTHGTYRVLASVTFPNHAGISTEMFLEAVSDEFIDITNEDWKWQPGDKEVPIIIPKNYINLYNFGYATSSGLPQVNEKIIRQVPIDLTLSGTHKTENYRAYILDASEKINSILVPESFLNYTNKKLSPLKANKISRIILDVINPSDPKLLEFLASKKYNYLSNDIQNSKLSYVLKLILSIVLGIGLLITILSIYLVITNINLLILKNKQTITQLHFLGYSKVQIAKVYHAIAFKILAISIIIALTLSIICKYIFSPYLSVLQVQPNITSIIYSVILSVLIFISLALYYRKHTNSKIKQMLRPNTSLLSSEN